The proteins below are encoded in one region of Aphelocoma coerulescens isolate FSJ_1873_10779 chromosome 4, UR_Acoe_1.0, whole genome shotgun sequence:
- the TMEM154 gene encoding transmembrane protein 154 isoform X2: MFGCSREAARAPLRWQRCRGSMRSAALVSLLSALALAGGSAGDGPGTDGSGDGLVILPTFTTTHLPATGPSTVDDHEPVLVTASTTESSFETQSSPSTELNAVNDEDSLEAAEQSILIYVVPVVLLVLLIFLITFFVMHHKRKKSKQDELGSENVKSPIFEEDTPSVMEIEMEELDKWMNSMNKNGDCECLPTVREEEKESIANPSDGES; encoded by the exons ATGTTCGGGTGCAGCAGGGAGGCTGCCCGAGCGCCCCTCAGGTGGCAGCGCTGCCGGGGCAGCATGCGGAGCGCCGCTCTCGTCTCCCTGCTCTCTGCCCTGGCGCTGGCTGGAGGATCTGCCGGCGATG GCCCTGGAACCGATGGATCAGGAGATGGATTGGTGATATTACCCACTTTTACAACAACACACCTTCCTGCTACGGGTCCTTCGACTGTGGATGACCATGAGCCAGTACTTGTAACAGCAAGCACTACtgaaagcagctttgaaacACAGAGTTCTCCAAGTACTGAACTGAATGCTGTGAATGATGAGGACAGCCTAGAAGCAGCAGAACAGTCTATCTTGATATATGTTGTCCCTGTGGTGTTGCTGGTCCTGCTGATCTTCTTGATCACATTTTTTGTAATGCATCATAAAAGGAAAAAGTCTAAGCAAG ATGAGCTGGGAAGTGAAAATGTGAAAAG TCCTATTTTTGAAGAAGACACGCCCTCTGTTATGGAGATAGAAATGGAAGAGCTTGATAAATGGATGAACAGCATGAACAAAAATG GTGACTGTGAATGTTTGCCTACtgtaagagaagaagaaaaagaatcaaTTGCCAACCCGAG TGATGGTGAATCATGA
- the TMEM154 gene encoding transmembrane protein 154 isoform X1: protein MFGCSREAARAPLRWQRCRGSMRSAALVSLLSALALAGGSAGDGPGTDGSGDGLVILPTFTTTHLPATGPSTVDDHEPVLVTASTTESSFETQSSPSTELNAVNDEDSLEAAEQSILIYVVPVVLLVLLIFLITFFVMHHKRKKSKQDELGSENVKSPIFEEDTPSVMEIEMEELDKWMNSMNKNGDCECLPTVREEEKESIANPRSLPVNCTSK from the exons ATGTTCGGGTGCAGCAGGGAGGCTGCCCGAGCGCCCCTCAGGTGGCAGCGCTGCCGGGGCAGCATGCGGAGCGCCGCTCTCGTCTCCCTGCTCTCTGCCCTGGCGCTGGCTGGAGGATCTGCCGGCGATG GCCCTGGAACCGATGGATCAGGAGATGGATTGGTGATATTACCCACTTTTACAACAACACACCTTCCTGCTACGGGTCCTTCGACTGTGGATGACCATGAGCCAGTACTTGTAACAGCAAGCACTACtgaaagcagctttgaaacACAGAGTTCTCCAAGTACTGAACTGAATGCTGTGAATGATGAGGACAGCCTAGAAGCAGCAGAACAGTCTATCTTGATATATGTTGTCCCTGTGGTGTTGCTGGTCCTGCTGATCTTCTTGATCACATTTTTTGTAATGCATCATAAAAGGAAAAAGTCTAAGCAAG ATGAGCTGGGAAGTGAAAATGTGAAAAG TCCTATTTTTGAAGAAGACACGCCCTCTGTTATGGAGATAGAAATGGAAGAGCTTGATAAATGGATGAACAGCATGAACAAAAATG GTGACTGTGAATGTTTGCCTACtgtaagagaagaagaaaaagaatcaaTTGCCAACCCGAG GTCTCTTCCTGTAAACTGCACTTCTAAATAA